The following are encoded together in the Desulfurispira natronophila genome:
- a CDS encoding NAD(P)/FAD-dependent oxidoreductase — MQEYDVIIIGAGASGLMCAAQAARRGRRVVVLDHGNQAARKVRVSGGGRCNFTNAQLSSHHYLSHNPHFVKSALSRYSQWDFLSLIDEHKISWHEREHGQYFCDGSAIQVVDMLMEECRRFAAKVQLSTTIQTLKRNEDGSFWLQTSRGTYRCCSLVVATGGLSIPILGATPLGYRIAEQFGISIKPPAAGLVPLTLQPPDKQQLAPLSGIAVEATVQAGGASFRENVLFTHRGLSGPAILQISNYWQPGKAIIIDWLPAISLDAVIGEAKEQQPRQQVKTVLTHLLPNRVVTALLPAEILNVQLAQVSKKQSDWLVRQLHHWQVVPSGTEGYRTAEVTCGGVDCDEISSKTMESKTVPGLYFTGEVLDVTGWLGGYNLQWAWSSGWCTGQFV; from the coding sequence ATGCAGGAGTATGATGTCATTATCATCGGTGCCGGCGCCTCAGGCCTGATGTGTGCTGCCCAGGCAGCCAGGCGCGGCCGCCGCGTCGTGGTACTGGACCACGGCAATCAGGCTGCCCGCAAAGTGCGGGTTTCCGGTGGAGGCCGTTGCAATTTCACCAATGCACAACTGAGCTCACATCACTACCTCAGCCACAATCCCCACTTCGTCAAATCGGCCCTCAGCCGGTACAGCCAGTGGGATTTTCTCTCACTGATCGACGAGCATAAAATCAGCTGGCATGAACGAGAACACGGGCAGTACTTCTGTGACGGCAGCGCCATCCAGGTCGTAGATATGCTTATGGAAGAGTGCCGACGCTTCGCAGCCAAAGTACAATTAAGCACCACAATTCAAACGCTAAAACGCAATGAGGATGGCAGCTTCTGGCTGCAAACCTCCCGGGGCACCTACCGGTGCTGCTCACTGGTGGTGGCGACGGGTGGACTGTCCATTCCCATCCTTGGGGCTACTCCCTTGGGATATCGTATTGCAGAGCAATTCGGCATCTCCATCAAACCTCCTGCAGCAGGACTGGTTCCTTTAACCCTGCAGCCCCCGGACAAGCAGCAGCTGGCTCCCCTTTCGGGCATTGCGGTAGAGGCGACGGTGCAGGCAGGTGGCGCTTCCTTCCGCGAAAACGTCCTCTTTACCCATCGTGGCCTGAGTGGCCCTGCCATACTGCAGATCTCCAACTACTGGCAACCGGGGAAAGCAATAATCATCGACTGGCTGCCGGCCATTTCCCTTGATGCCGTAATCGGCGAAGCCAAAGAGCAGCAACCCAGGCAGCAGGTAAAAACCGTCCTCACGCACCTTCTGCCAAACAGAGTCGTGACAGCGCTGCTACCAGCTGAAATCCTGAATGTGCAGCTGGCACAGGTAAGTAAAAAGCAAAGTGACTGGCTGGTTCGCCAGCTACACCACTGGCAGGTGGTACCCAGTGGAACCGAAGGATACCGCACTGCGGAAGTGACCTGCGGAGGCGTGGACTGTGATGAAATTTCGTCAAAAACCATGGAAAGTAAAACCGTACCTGGCCTGTATTTTACCGGCGAGGTCCTGGATGTGACCGGTTGGCTGGGGGGGTATAACCTGCAGTGGGCCTGGTCGTCGGGATGGTGCACCGGACAGTTTGTTTAG